Genomic segment of Xenopus laevis strain J_2021 chromosome 4S, Xenopus_laevis_v10.1, whole genome shotgun sequence:
CAGTTTAGGTTGAGATACAGGGAAAGAGCCAGGTAATATAAATGTGTATTTCAAAACAGATCAGTTCTGATTTGCCATAAAAGGTACAAGTTCACTAATGCAATTTTCTgcagcaaatataaatatataagtagttGTAGAGGTTTGGGTACACTACTAGTCTTAGCAGCTGCAATATATTCAATAACCTGTGGTTGGCCAAACATGAATTATACTGTACAAGGGTATACAGCATATCTATGCTTACTTTAGTTACTATAGCAATACGTTTTTCACTGCTGTTTTTCCATTGCTTTTGCAGCACTCAAATATGTTCCCAGGGCAATCCTAGTAGATTTAGAACCAGGAACTATGGACAGTGTCCGCTCTGGAGCTTTCGGACATCTTTTTCGACCAGACAACTTCATATTTGGTATGTAGGATTGTGCAGAACATGCTCTTACCACAActaattttcctttttatttgattttttttatagtgtaaagGGACACATATAAGCTTCTATGAGTGTAACAGCACTGTCCAGCTTTGCTTTTATACACTGACAATGCAATTTCATATACAGTGCTTGAAGAAaacagatatatatgtataaatagtcTGAGAAAATGATGCACACATTTCACAGATTTTCCTCATAAAAATACCACAGAGGGAAAATTTGTTTTccaaatgttaacatttttattgtttcaacAAAACAGGTTAGAATGCTGtaacaaaacaaattagaaactgtatttttaatgtattcagGACAGATCTGAGGCAGGTGGTAGAACTACTGTAGATAGATCTCTCTTTAGTACATAAATAGTTGCATTAttagatataataatataattcttaCTTGAATTGAAGAACTGACTCTTTCTCTCCATTCAGGACAGAGCGGTGCTGGTAACAACTGGGCAAAGGGTCACTACACTGAAGGAGCTGAATTGGTGGACTCTGTGTTGGATGTAGTTCGCAAGGAGTGTGAGAACTGTGATTGTCTTCAAGGCTTCCAACTCACTCATTCTCTAGGTGGGGGCACAGGCTCTGGAATGGGCACTCTCCTAATAAGTAAGGTCAGAGAGGAGTACCCTGACCGCATAATGAACACTTTTAGCGTTGTCCCTTCGCCAAAAGTATCTGACACAGTAGTTGAACCATACAATGCAACACTCTCCATCCATCAGCTGGTGGAAAATACAGATGAGACCTACTGCATTGACAATGAGGCTTTATATGACATCTGTTTCCGTACTCTCAAATTGGCTACTCCAACCTATGGTGACCTTAATCATCTGGTCAGTGCCACAATGAGTGGAGTGACCACTTCTCTCAGATTCCCTGGCCAACTCAATGCAGACTTGCGTAAGCTAGCAGTCAATATGGTACCTTTCCCTCGTCTACACTTCTTTATGCCAGGCTTTGCACCACTGACTGCCCGTGGCAGCCAGCAGTATAGGGCATTGACTGTCCCTGAGCTCACCCAACAGATGTTTGATGCCAAGAACATGATGGCTGCTTGTGATCCTCGCCACGGGCGTTACCTGACTGTAGCCACTGTCTTCCGAGGACGCATGTCTATGAAGGAAGTGGATGAACAGATGCTTTCTATCCAAAATAAGAATAGCAGCTATTTTGTGGAATGGATCCCCAATAATGTCAAAGTTGCTGTCTGTGATATTCCACCCCGTGGCCTCAAGATGTCTTCCACATTCATTGGCAACAGCACTGCCATTCAGGAGTTATTCAAGCGTATCTCTGAGCAGTTCACTGCCATGTTCAGGCGCAAGGCTTTCTTGCACTGGTACACCGGAGAAGGCATGGATGAGATGGAATTCACAGAGGCTGAAAGCAATATGAATGACCTGGTGTCAGAATACCAGCAGTACCAAGACGCCACTGCAGAGGAAGAGGGGGAAATGTATGAAGATGATGAGGAGGAGTCTGAAGCTCAGGGGAAATAAGGGAACTACTGCAAAGCCAGATAACATCAGAAATAGCTCCCTACAGGTTTAGGAAGTCCACTCATGCTACATGTGTTGCTTCTAAGTTAGGATTATAGAACCTTCCAGTTTCAGATCATGTGTCTTATGCCATCATTCCCTTAAATTTTCTTTTTGCTGCCAAAGAGCAGTGCAGTATGTACTATGCTCCTAGCAGGTATGAAAGTGAAGATGCTTATTTACAAAAAGTTGTTGTATCTTGCTGAGAAAATTGGGGTACAATTGTTACTAAAAGGCACTGCTTAGAATGTGCTGCACCTTAAATAACCTTTTAACTCTTGGCAGTTTCAACAGCAGAGCATTGTTCAGCATTCAACAACGTATAATTGCAGGCTCCAGATTTGAATCTTCTAATTGATTGGCACTTTAATAAATGCTCCCTGTTGTATGTTGACCTTTGTAGGTGTTTGCAACTGAAGAAGTGTTGTTGTAATAGTGATTGAGGTTAACAAAGGATAAAGCTTTTAAAGGTAAGAGTGGAAAATAACAGTAGGTTTGCATTGACTAGTGATATAAGCTTATGATCctccttgtgtgtgtgttagaggaggtttccttccctgAAGAGCTTCAAGTTTAGGCAAAGCAGTAGGAAATATGAAGGTAGCTGTAGGATGTAAGCATACTGTAGTCTTGGGATCTGAGGTGGTATTTTATGCTAATAGGAAGAAATGTGCAGCTATGGCATCGATTGATGCTCAAATGCTAAAGCAGCAGAAAGATCTCACCATGGTACATACACATTTGTTTGTCTCTTACCATTTTTATCTGTCCGatatgtttttatgtgttttttttgtatgttttactggattatttatttttaaataaataaacttccTGCTGTGTAACATGTGACCAAGAGATGCTTCTTCTAATTATGGAACAGGCAGCTATGTGTTTTCCTTTCTTAATTACTTCTTCACAGCAAAACATCAGATGATCAGCATTTAGGCTGCACTTCAATATCCGAAATTAATATGAGACCACAGACACCAGTAACCATTCAAAAGCTGGGCAGAATTCCTCAAGGGCCCCATCCTCTTATCAGTTAGCCACCAAACAGTgaggccttttttttttgcatacataggTTTTTAAGTCTGTGTTTATATCaatgtatacataaatataatctTTTGCATCTGTTTGACTATAAATTAGTGCTGTCTTTGTGATCTATTTAACAATTAGCTCTATTTCTGTGCTGAGACATTACAGCTGGACTTTGCACAGGTTCTGGTGactaatggggaaatgtaaaatgtttctttagCACAAAAGACattttgcaaagaccattgcaaaAGTTAGTGTTAGTATTTTCAACCTTTTCGACCAATTACAGATCTCAACTATTCCAGTGTGTGTAATCAAATTTCACaattgcttagtgatgtaatatttGTCATCGAATGAtcttacattgcgagcagtgctgaacatttgcaaaaatgcttGTGATTTTTAATGAGATTCCCCCTATAGAGGCTAATTTATTAAAGATTggattttagttgttttagaggtttttgaaaccacaactaaactcaaacCATGACTTTATTAATAGTATCAAAAGTAAGAATGAAAAAATGTGCTGAACAACCCAAAAACAATCCGAataccacgaaaacctctaaaaatttgagttttttggacaatttgtagcaaaatgaaatccaaaaacctcttacATTCTGATGTCCAAAGCCTCTAACATTCTGAGGTGCAATAGGATCAGTGCTCCTcccattcccccatatgtaatataaggcactaagtttgcccaggagcagtaaatcatagcaaccaataagatgtttgcatttaaacaggtgaccagtaaatgctacttgatTGATTGATGGAAAAGAATTAAATTTAGTTCTTAAAAAATGACCCCCTAgagtattgtaatgtatttttacagaagttaaataaaaataaatatagaggtTTCTTAAGATGTGCAAAATTACCCGTTTTAGTCAAAACAAAGCATAACAGagaattataataaaacagactTAGGGGTCTATGCATTCA
This window contains:
- the LOC108715419 gene encoding tubulin beta-3 chain — its product is MREIVHIQAGQCGNQIGAKFWEVISDEHGIDPCGNYIGDSDLQLERISVYFNEASSLKYVPRAILVDLEPGTMDSVRSGAFGHLFRPDNFIFGQSGAGNNWAKGHYTEGAELVDSVLDVVRKECENCDCLQGFQLTHSLGGGTGSGMGTLLISKVREEYPDRIMNTFSVVPSPKVSDTVVEPYNATLSIHQLVENTDETYCIDNEALYDICFRTLKLATPTYGDLNHLVSATMSGVTTSLRFPGQLNADLRKLAVNMVPFPRLHFFMPGFAPLTARGSQQYRALTVPELTQQMFDAKNMMAACDPRHGRYLTVATVFRGRMSMKEVDEQMLSIQNKNSSYFVEWIPNNVKVAVCDIPPRGLKMSSTFIGNSTAIQELFKRISEQFTAMFRRKAFLHWYTGEGMDEMEFTEAESNMNDLVSEYQQYQDATAEEEGEMYEDDEEESEAQGK